Proteins from a genomic interval of Schistosoma mansoni strain Puerto Rico chromosome 2, complete genome:
- a CDS encoding putative pre-mRNA-splicing factor CWC25: MNLKDLAPEERMKIAALLAEKKSTNENSWMYEKPKDDPEAFLLGKQVQSLNQIQEIGKEYEESPAQRLARFDMEAKFREDPLTIMKQREAEKRMELLQNTAKVRKLRRLLTEQKLRKEKRKSKKHSKHKRRHKSSDESDEASSDDELLNKFIKIIHQSNELEEANSQKSIDKYNKESSSTIQKQSSSSYDQEHARSNQKYSNVNRKHYSERNQPMLSSSERSNHHKSSSNQQKLSKEEIEAKRAQMISDAKEHEKERLHRSTTHYTIKKNEEEKELASKFSHGPSFISHLKNKHVDMTTLEEGIHRKASNRQRGELHDNFIKR; this comes from the exons GCTCCTGAAGAACGTATGAAAATTGCTGCTCTTCTAGCAGAAAAAAA GAGTACAAATGAGAATTCATGGATGTACGAGAAGCCAAAAGATGATCCTGAAGCATTTTTGTTAGGGAAACAAGTTCAAAGCTTAAACCAAATTCAAGAAATTGGTAAAg AATATGAAGAATCACCTGCTCAGCGACTTGCTAGATTTGATATGGAAGCTAAGTTTCGTGAAGATCCTCTGACAATTATGAa GCAAAGAGAAGCAGAAAAACGAATGGAACTTCTACAGAATACAGCTAAAGTTAGGAAACTTCGAAGACTT CTAACAGAGCAGAAATTACGCAAAGAAAAACGTAAAAGTAAAAAACATTCAAAACATAAACGTCGGCATAAAAGTTCCGATGAATCAGATGAAGCTAGTTCAGATGATGAATTACTGAATAAgttcattaaaattattcatcaaTCTAATGAATTGGAAGAGGCTAACTCACAGAAATCTATAGATAAATATAATAAGGAATCATCTTCTACTATTCAAAAACAATCTTCAAGTTCTTATGATCAGGAACATGCACGTTCAAATCAAAAGTATTCAAATGTAAACCGAAAACATTATTCAGAACGTAATCAACCAATGTTATCCAGTTCAGAAAGATCCAACCATCATAAATCATCATCAAATCAACAAAAGTTATCTAAAGAAGAAATTGAAGCTAAACGAGCTCAAATGATTTCGGATGCAAAAGAACATGAAAAAGAACGTTTACATCGTTCCACTActcattatacaataaaaaagaatgaagaagaaaaagaattaGCTTCGAAATTTTCGCATGGACCATCatttattagtcatttaaaaaacaaacatgtTGATATGACTACATTAGAAGAAGGTATTCATCGCAAGGCTAGTAATCGTCAGAGAGGGGAGCTTCATGATAATTTTATCAAACGTTAA